The Streptomyces sp. NBC_01353 genome contains a region encoding:
- the rsrA gene encoding mycothiol system anti-sigma-R factor, which yields MSCGEPHETDCSEVLDHLYEFLDHEMPDSDCTKFEVHFEECSPCLEKYGLEQAVKKLVKRCCGSDDVPTDLRAKVMGRIDLIRSGQLVPEQDMDITATVQE from the coding sequence ATGAGCTGCGGAGAGCCGCACGAGACGGATTGCTCAGAGGTCCTGGACCATCTCTACGAGTTCCTCGACCATGAGATGCCCGACAGTGACTGCACCAAGTTCGAGGTGCACTTCGAGGAGTGCTCCCCGTGCCTGGAGAAGTACGGACTGGAGCAGGCGGTGAAGAAGCTCGTCAAGCGTTGCTGCGGCAGTGACGACGTGCCCACCGATCTGCGGGCCAAGGTGATGGGCCGGATCGACCTCATCCGCTCGGGCCAGCTGGTGCCCGAGCAGGACATGGACATCACGGCGACCGTCCAGGAGTGA
- a CDS encoding HD-GYP domain-containing protein, which produces MGVMAIPRAARVYIGCALLGAAGCVLFTLSPGAQTPWGTVALLAALYAGCELPGRCPLLGRALGGSVPLGAGSFFPVLLASALLLPPSAAALTALPGALLSRVEQRPAGVRRLWRAGQLVLAVWTASLVAAVLSCDDVLGHGTHTPDFPYVLLPAGASALTFCLVLTALDGGIRTTAEGLAPGTAWRGLFVRALAPHAVHGLAGLMMAVLWRSTYGPVAALFVLLPMYISCWIFAQYHRERAAHQATIRALVQAVDIKDKYTRGHSERVGRASVLIARELGMAEERLEILRFAGILHDVGKLGVPTRVLTKDGPLTPEERRIIELHPEYGHEMVRGIGFLGEARAAILHHHEKMDGSGYPYGLRGAQIPEFARVVAVADAFDAMTSTRCYSRARPVGTAVAELERCAGTHFDPRMVRALVRALDLHGWQTAVTADEPPLPAAGVPPARSAGAGDPPDPVRNSGAGDAPDPVPPAPAHVRAPRADAVPSAAARARGAAARRAGPSAPKAHVPPGGRA; this is translated from the coding sequence ATGGGCGTGATGGCGATTCCACGAGCGGCACGGGTGTACATCGGCTGCGCCCTCCTCGGCGCCGCCGGGTGCGTTCTGTTCACCCTGAGCCCCGGCGCGCAGACCCCCTGGGGCACCGTCGCGCTGCTCGCCGCCCTGTACGCCGGGTGCGAGTTACCCGGCCGCTGCCCGCTGCTCGGCCGGGCGCTGGGCGGCTCGGTGCCCTTGGGAGCCGGATCGTTCTTTCCGGTCCTGCTCGCCTCGGCGCTGCTCCTGCCGCCCTCCGCCGCCGCGCTGACGGCGCTGCCCGGAGCGCTGCTCTCCCGCGTCGAGCAGCGCCCGGCAGGCGTACGCCGGCTGTGGCGGGCCGGTCAGCTCGTGCTCGCCGTCTGGACCGCCTCCCTGGTCGCCGCCGTCCTGAGCTGCGACGACGTCCTCGGCCACGGGACGCACACCCCCGACTTCCCGTACGTCCTGCTGCCGGCCGGGGCCTCCGCGCTCACCTTCTGCCTGGTCCTGACCGCCCTCGACGGCGGAATCCGGACGACGGCCGAGGGCCTCGCCCCGGGCACCGCCTGGCGCGGCCTCTTCGTCCGCGCCCTCGCCCCGCACGCCGTGCACGGGCTCGCCGGGCTGATGATGGCGGTGCTGTGGCGCAGTACGTACGGTCCCGTCGCCGCGCTCTTCGTCCTGCTGCCGATGTACATCTCGTGCTGGATCTTCGCCCAGTACCACCGCGAACGCGCCGCGCACCAGGCGACGATCCGCGCTCTGGTCCAGGCCGTCGACATCAAGGACAAGTACACCCGGGGACACAGCGAACGGGTCGGCCGTGCCTCCGTGCTGATCGCCCGTGAGCTGGGGATGGCGGAGGAGCGCCTGGAGATCCTCCGCTTCGCGGGGATCCTCCATGACGTGGGCAAGCTCGGCGTACCGACCCGGGTGCTGACGAAGGACGGGCCGCTGACACCCGAGGAGCGCCGGATCATCGAACTGCACCCGGAGTACGGACACGAGATGGTCCGGGGCATCGGCTTCCTGGGCGAGGCACGGGCGGCGATCCTGCACCACCACGAGAAGATGGACGGGAGCGGCTACCCGTACGGGCTCAGGGGCGCCCAGATCCCGGAGTTCGCCCGGGTGGTGGCGGTCGCCGACGCCTTCGACGCGATGACGTCGACCCGGTGCTACAGCAGGGCGCGGCCGGTGGGGACGGCGGTGGCGGAGCTGGAGCGGTGCGCGGGCACGCATTTCGACCCGCGGATGGTACGGGCCCTGGTCCGGGCGCTCGACCTTCACGGCTGGCAGACGGCCGTCACGGCCGACGAGCCACCGCTCCCGGCCGCGGGCGTTCCGCCGGCGAGGAGCGCCGGCGCGGGTGACCCGCCCGATCCCGTGCGGAACTCCGGCGCGGGCGACGCGCCCGATCCCGTGCCCCCGGCTCCCGCCCACGTCCGGGCGCCCCGCGCGGACGCCGTCCCGTCCGCCGCC